The Sulfurimonas lithotrophica genome includes a region encoding these proteins:
- a CDS encoding septal ring lytic transglycosylase RlpA family protein — protein MNNFFFLFLVLISLLFTACSTRGKGVYRTYTQPKSYSYDKSAHSSQMDKKTYSHPTMKPYIIHGKKYYPDIVEVGDTYNGIASWYGPDFHGKLTSNGETYNMHDMTAAHKTFPMNTIVKVVNVENGLSTVVRINDRGPFVGTRIIDLSNAAAHKISMVNKGTANVKLEVLGFQSKGSTKIEPKEKLKTIPQDSQIADYAIQIGSFSRFEGALQTQQKYNGLDGYETVIKDIDNGASRAFKVWLKGFRSEKEARDYKASSEFHSSFIVRDN, from the coding sequence ATGAATAATTTTTTTTTCTTATTTTTGGTTCTAATATCGTTACTGTTCACTGCATGTAGTACCAGAGGTAAGGGAGTATATAGAACATATACTCAACCAAAATCTTATTCATATGATAAATCGGCGCATTCATCCCAAATGGATAAAAAAACTTATTCCCATCCTACTATGAAGCCATATATAATTCATGGAAAAAAATACTATCCGGATATAGTTGAAGTAGGCGATACATACAATGGCATTGCCAGTTGGTACGGTCCAGATTTCCACGGAAAGCTTACTTCCAACGGCGAAACTTATAATATGCACGACATGACTGCAGCGCATAAAACTTTTCCGATGAACACTATAGTTAAAGTCGTAAATGTTGAAAACGGATTGTCAACCGTTGTTAGAATAAATGACAGGGGTCCTTTTGTGGGAACTAGAATAATTGACCTCTCAAATGCCGCCGCACACAAAATTTCAATGGTTAATAAAGGTACGGCAAATGTAAAACTCGAAGTTTTAGGTTTTCAATCTAAAGGAAGTACAAAAATTGAACCTAAAGAGAAATTAAAAACGATTCCTCAGGATTCTCAAATAGCAGATTATGCTATTCAAATCGGTTCATTTTCAAGGTTTGAAGGAGCTTTGCAAACTCAGCAAAAATATAATGGACTAGATGGCTACGAGACTGTTATAAAAGATATAGATAACGGTGCTTCTAGAGCATTTAAAGTTTGGTTAAAAGGTTTTAGAAGCGAAAAAGAGGCTAGAGATTATAAAGCTTCATCAGAATTTCACAGTTCATTTATAGTAAGGGATAATTAA
- the hisB gene encoding imidazoleglycerol-phosphate dehydratase HisB, with translation MVTKARKTKETDISVSLKLYGEGKNNIDTGVGFLDHMLESFSKHSLIDLDIKCIGDTHIDDHHSVEDVGIVLGSLLSEVLYPAKGIERFSNSCIVMDEACVECDMDLSNRPFLVYELDVYGKVGNFDAELVEEFFRAFILNASISAHIVQKRGKNKHHIIEAAFKSVAVSIRRAIAKNDRIGIPSTKDVL, from the coding sequence ATGGTTACAAAAGCAAGAAAAACAAAAGAAACAGATATTAGCGTATCGTTAAAATTATACGGTGAAGGTAAAAACAACATAGATACGGGTGTAGGGTTTTTAGATCATATGTTGGAGAGTTTTTCAAAGCATTCCTTAATTGACTTAGATATTAAATGTATAGGCGATACTCATATTGACGATCATCACAGTGTTGAAGATGTCGGAATAGTATTGGGTTCGCTTTTATCTGAAGTTTTATATCCGGCTAAAGGAATTGAGCGTTTTTCAAATTCTTGTATTGTTATGGATGAAGCTTGTGTTGAATGTGATATGGATTTAAGTAATAGACCGTTTTTGGTGTATGAATTGGATGTGTATGGTAAGGTTGGAAACTTTGATGCTGAACTTGTAGAAGAATTTTTTCGCGCTTTTATTCTTAACGCATCAATTAGTGCTCATATAGTTCAAAAACGTGGGAAAAATAAACATCATATTATAGAAGCGGCTTTTAAATCAGTAGCTGTTTCTATCCGTAGAGCAATAGCCAAAAATGATAGAATAGGTATACCTAGTACGAAAGATGTATTATGA
- a CDS encoding KdsC family phosphatase has translation MIKLIVLDVDGCLSDGKLTYTSDGLESKSFNVKDGLGISTWIKIGNHAAIITGKNSPMVERRARELGITHFYQGIKDKNRVIKELIAELGLKNYEVAAIGDDLNDYNMLRHVGRSFTPNDGMDDIKEIVDTVLCRKGGDGAVREMIDIIVKDNNQYEEFLGIWL, from the coding sequence ATGATAAAACTTATTGTTTTAGATGTTGACGGATGCTTAAGTGATGGAAAACTAACTTATACATCGGATGGTTTGGAGAGCAAAAGCTTTAATGTAAAGGACGGTCTTGGAATAAGTACATGGATTAAAATAGGAAACCATGCTGCAATAATAACAGGAAAAAATTCACCTATGGTTGAGAGACGCGCACGTGAGCTTGGGATTACACATTTTTATCAGGGTATTAAAGACAAAAACAGAGTTATAAAAGAACTTATAGCCGAACTAGGTTTAAAAAACTATGAAGTTGCGGCTATAGGTGATGATTTAAATGACTACAATATGCTTCGACATGTCGGAAGAAGTTTTACGCCAAATGACGGTATGGATGATATAAAAGAGATTGTAGATACTGTTTTGTGCCGCAAAGGCGGTGACGGTGCTGTTAGAGAGATGATTGATATAATTGTAAAAGACAATAACCAATATGAAGAATTTTTAGGAATTTGGCTGTGA
- a CDS encoding LPS export ABC transporter periplasmic protein LptC, translated as MNINIFLSIVMVGLSMIYFLFKPMNLKQTQDKEIAQFSLEKFTLNELDKSSMVTKMNGDEGIRYNDRYVVKNIDYTDNSKEFLSNMKAKNGLYKEDIVYLSGDVNFKREDGVRFFSQKATYNKRIDVASSNVKYVAYLGQNYVTGDSVTLDNKNNKIKSKNIYAVYNLEEKKKK; from the coding sequence GTGAATATAAATATCTTTTTATCCATAGTTATGGTTGGTTTATCTATGATATACTTTTTATTTAAACCGATGAATTTAAAACAAACTCAAGATAAAGAGATAGCGCAGTTTAGTTTAGAAAAATTTACTCTTAATGAACTTGATAAAAGTTCTATGGTTACAAAAATGAACGGTGACGAAGGTATAAGATATAATGACAGGTATGTTGTAAAAAATATAGACTATACTGATAATTCAAAAGAATTTTTATCAAACATGAAAGCCAAAAACGGTTTATATAAAGAGGATATCGTATATCTTAGCGGTGACGTTAACTTTAAAAGAGAAGACGGCGTTAGATTTTTCTCCCAAAAAGCGACATATAATAAAAGAATAGATGTAGCATCTAGCAATGTCAAATATGTAGCTTATTTAGGACAGAATTATGTAACCGGAGATAGTGTTACTCTTGATAATAAAAACAATAAAATTAAATCAAAAAATATATATGCAGTATATAATTTAGAAGAAAAGAAGAAAAAATGA
- the lptA gene encoding lipopolysaccharide transport periplasmic protein LptA, whose translation MKLFLILLISMSIYANELKIKANSFESDQKKGISIFSGDVNIIRENDEINASKITVYTNTKNEPTKYLAEGNVSFHITTQEGAQYKGRSQKVIYVPLSKEYLFYENVHIKQLGEKNEIIGDEVVVKTVEGKAKAKSNTKNPVIMIFDIKENNESKK comes from the coding sequence ATGAAACTATTTTTAATACTATTAATAAGTATGTCAATTTATGCGAATGAATTAAAAATCAAAGCAAATTCATTTGAATCTGATCAAAAAAAAGGTATATCTATATTTAGCGGTGATGTTAATATAATTAGAGAAAATGATGAAATAAATGCCTCTAAAATTACGGTTTATACAAACACTAAAAATGAACCTACAAAGTATTTGGCCGAAGGAAACGTATCTTTTCATATAACAACCCAAGAAGGTGCACAATATAAAGGCCGTTCGCAAAAAGTTATTTATGTACCTTTAAGTAAAGAATACCTTTTTTATGAAAATGTACATATTAAGCAACTTGGTGAAAAAAATGAAATTATCGGTGATGAAGTTGTTGTAAAAACAGTTGAAGGTAAGGCAAAAGCGAAAAGTAACACTAAAAATCCCGTTATTATGATTTTTGATATTAAAGAAAACAATGAGAGTAAAAAATGA
- the yihA gene encoding ribosome biogenesis GTP-binding protein YihA/YsxC, giving the protein MIEIVDSKFIISAPNIKSVPDSEMQDEIVFMARSNVGKSSLLNALTNHKGLAKVSSSPGKTRLINYFDVTFIDRDLNEKRIAKFIDLPGFGYAKVSKSIKNDWEKNLTDFISKRANIKVFIHLIDCRHPHLDIDKSVSEFLLENSNESQYILQIFTKIDKLNQKEQNKLRNEFPNALMVSSAKKRGMHKVNNLLFKILGDNLDND; this is encoded by the coding sequence ATGATAGAAATTGTTGACTCAAAATTTATCATATCTGCTCCAAATATTAAAAGTGTTCCCGATTCTGAGATGCAAGATGAAATAGTGTTTATGGCACGCTCAAACGTAGGTAAAAGCTCACTTTTAAATGCCTTGACAAATCACAAAGGTTTGGCAAAAGTATCATCTTCACCGGGAAAAACAAGACTTATAAACTATTTTGATGTTACATTTATCGATAGAGATTTAAATGAAAAAAGAATCGCCAAATTTATCGACCTTCCGGGTTTTGGTTATGCAAAAGTATCAAAAAGTATCAAAAATGATTGGGAGAAGAACCTAACTGACTTTATATCTAAAAGAGCAAATATAAAGGTATTTATACATTTAATTGATTGCAGACATCCACATTTAGATATAGATAAATCAGTAAGTGAATTTTTATTGGAAAATTCAAATGAAAGTCAATATATTCTTCAGATTTTTACAAAAATAGATAAATTAAATCAGAAAGAACAAAACAAACTTAGAAATGAGTTTCCAAATGCACTTATGGTTTCAAGTGCTAAAAAACGAGGTATGCATAAAGTGAACAATCTTTTATTCAAGATACTTGGAGATAATTTAGATAATGATTGA
- a CDS encoding N-acetyltransferase: MIEYKKAKLSDIVSMQNLVSPEVESGIILDRSDDEIATNIRSYTLALDDGKLIGFCALHVHAPSLAEIRSLIIKEEYRGKGVGTGLINKVIDEGVGLGLQKILSLTYEKEFFEKLGFVEIPKESIPEHKIWADCIKCKHFPVCNEVSLIKNL; this comes from the coding sequence ATGATTGAGTATAAAAAAGCAAAGCTTAGCGACATTGTCTCTATGCAGAATCTGGTATCACCAGAAGTTGAATCTGGTATAATACTAGATAGAAGTGATGATGAGATAGCTACAAATATACGCTCATATACGCTAGCACTAGATGATGGTAAGCTTATAGGTTTTTGTGCCTTGCATGTACATGCACCATCACTTGCAGAGATAAGATCATTAATAATCAAAGAGGAGTATAGAGGTAAAGGTGTCGGAACAGGTTTAATAAATAAAGTTATAGATGAAGGAGTAGGGCTTGGTCTACAAAAGATTCTTAGCCTAACATATGAAAAAGAGTTTTTTGAAAAATTAGGTTTTGTTGAAATTCCTAAAGAGTCTATTCCTGAACATAAAATTTGGGCTGATTGTATTAAATGTAAACATTTTCCGGTATGCAACGAAGTATCTCTCATAAAAAATCTTTAG
- the mrdA gene encoding penicillin-binding protein 2 — MKTKFILIVFSLVWITLIIRVFILSVESNSYYEKLSHSNTIKMEKISPVRGEITDNKNRPIAINKLGFKIQLKPHLTLKKNEQIFNSELDNLLHLLPNLNRDEIIKTYNKQDSYYNHDFIDIVDFISYNEIMPVYTKLNLRENIKIVSAPKRYYPYGNIAAHTIGYVSRANSKDIKGDNLLKLIGYVGKSGTERYYNTYLQGEAGNKTVKVNANNQVIKQISYEKAKEDRKLVLNIDIKLQKYISSLFEDKAGSVIVMDIEGRILSASSFPEYDLNTFVNGVSHEMWKKLSTSLDKPFTNKITHGLYPPGSTIKTGLGLVYITNEISPYWTVNCTAEMPLGKRVFRCWKKRGHRKTGIKKAIRESCDDYFYKGSLLVGIKKMSEGLKRYGLGKKTGIDLPNEFIGTVPSREWKKKKFNRAWYIGETVNTSIGQGDFLVTPIQMAQFTALMATSKLPTPFIAKKIGDTELEPTIQDVLSEDELKKLPLIQKAMYEVCNHPKGTATKYLNSKIKIAGKTGTAQVVGIMQDIEDRELEHEMEYYTRSHAWFTTYGPYKNPQYVVLALVEHGGHGGTAAGKIVSNIYDKLFEMGYIKQ; from the coding sequence ATGAAAACTAAATTTATTCTTATTGTGTTTTCTTTAGTGTGGATAACACTCATAATCAGAGTATTTATACTGTCCGTTGAATCAAATTCTTATTATGAAAAGCTTTCGCACAGCAATACCATTAAAATGGAAAAAATATCACCGGTCAGAGGCGAAATCACAGATAATAAAAATAGACCGATAGCTATAAATAAACTTGGTTTTAAAATACAATTAAAACCGCATCTTACTTTGAAAAAAAATGAACAGATATTTAATAGTGAACTTGACAATTTATTGCATCTGTTACCTAATTTAAATAGAGATGAGATTATAAAAACATATAATAAGCAAGATTCTTATTATAATCATGATTTTATAGATATAGTGGACTTTATATCTTATAATGAGATAATGCCTGTATATACGAAGTTGAATTTGCGTGAGAATATAAAAATTGTTTCTGCTCCAAAAAGATACTACCCGTATGGGAATATTGCCGCCCATACAATCGGATATGTATCACGTGCTAACTCTAAAGATATAAAAGGCGATAACTTATTGAAATTGATAGGTTATGTTGGAAAAAGTGGAACAGAAAGGTATTACAATACATATTTACAAGGCGAAGCAGGAAATAAAACCGTAAAAGTAAATGCAAATAATCAGGTGATTAAGCAGATATCTTACGAAAAAGCTAAAGAAGACAGAAAACTTGTTTTAAATATTGATATAAAACTTCAAAAATATATATCATCATTGTTTGAAGATAAAGCAGGATCAGTTATTGTGATGGATATAGAGGGTAGAATATTAAGTGCCAGCAGTTTTCCCGAATATGATTTAAATACTTTTGTAAACGGGGTATCTCATGAAATGTGGAAAAAACTCTCGACAAGTTTAGATAAACCTTTTACAAATAAAATTACACATGGATTATATCCACCTGGTTCAACTATAAAAACAGGACTCGGTCTTGTATATATTACAAATGAAATAAGCCCTTACTGGACGGTTAATTGTACGGCAGAGATGCCTCTTGGAAAAAGGGTTTTTAGATGCTGGAAAAAAAGAGGACACAGGAAAACTGGTATAAAAAAAGCTATACGTGAGAGTTGTGACGATTATTTTTATAAAGGCAGTTTGTTAGTCGGTATAAAAAAAATGAGTGAAGGACTTAAGAGATATGGTTTGGGTAAAAAAACAGGAATTGATCTTCCAAATGAATTTATCGGTACAGTACCGTCACGTGAATGGAAAAAGAAAAAATTTAATAGAGCTTGGTATATCGGTGAAACCGTAAATACATCTATCGGGCAGGGTGATTTTTTGGTAACCCCGATACAAATGGCACAGTTTACCGCATTGATGGCTACTTCAAAGCTTCCGACACCGTTTATTGCAAAAAAAATAGGAGACACTGAGTTAGAGCCAACTATTCAAGATGTTTTAAGTGAAGATGAGCTTAAAAAGTTGCCTTTGATTCAAAAAGCAATGTATGAAGTATGTAACCATCCAAAAGGTACTGCTACAAAATATTTAAATTCTAAAATTAAAATTGCAGGTAAAACAGGTACGGCACAGGTTGTTGGTATTATGCAAGATATTGAAGATAGGGAATTAGAGCATGAGATGGAATATTATACTCGTTCTCATGCTTGGTTTACGACATACGGTCCATATAAAAATCCGCAGTACGTAGTACTTGCATTAGTTGAACACGGTGGACACGGTGGTACTGCTGCCGGTAAAATTGTATCTAATATATATGATAAACTTTTTGAAATGGGTTATATCAAGCAATAA
- a CDS encoding calcium/sodium antiporter has product MDFIIFIVAMAALIYGADFIIKESERIALHFNISHFVIGATLVAFGTSLPEMAASMMAAGVNKSDMAVANVVGSVIFNITLVLGAVFILAKKMTTERDLFAKDSAWVIVPVVIFFLMSQDGQISRVDGVLYLLVMVSYLIFLFTSSKDDLESEIDETLKEKFNWAKTIFLLLIGFTLTIGGANFVVDSGANIARDFGISEWIIGIFLISLGTSLPELVVSLVALKKGSAEMSIGNIIGSNVANFSMVLGAASLVRPLSIDLNATQFDMLIMIGASLTLLFIIANKLYNKAGGIFLLTILALFIQNAVA; this is encoded by the coding sequence TTGGATTTTATAATTTTTATTGTTGCTATGGCAGCATTAATATACGGTGCAGATTTTATTATTAAAGAATCTGAAAGAATAGCCCTTCATTTTAATATATCCCATTTTGTTATCGGTGCTACGCTGGTTGCATTTGGGACAAGCTTACCGGAAATGGCAGCATCTATGATGGCAGCTGGTGTAAATAAAAGTGATATGGCTGTTGCAAATGTTGTCGGTAGTGTAATATTTAACATTACTCTTGTCCTTGGTGCTGTATTTATCTTAGCTAAGAAAATGACTACTGAACGTGATCTGTTTGCAAAAGACAGTGCATGGGTAATAGTTCCTGTTGTTATTTTCTTTTTAATGTCTCAAGATGGACAAATAAGTAGAGTTGACGGGGTATTATATTTATTGGTAATGGTCTCATATCTTATATTTTTATTTACATCTTCAAAAGATGATTTGGAAAGTGAAATAGATGAAACTCTAAAAGAAAAATTTAACTGGGCAAAGACTATTTTTCTTTTACTTATAGGATTTACATTAACGATCGGCGGTGCTAATTTTGTAGTTGACAGTGGTGCAAACATTGCAAGAGATTTTGGAATCAGCGAATGGATAATAGGTATATTTTTAATATCTCTTGGAACAAGTTTACCTGAGCTTGTTGTGTCTCTTGTAGCTTTAAAAAAAGGCTCAGCGGAGATGAGTATTGGAAATATTATCGGTTCAAACGTAGCTAATTTTTCTATGGTTTTGGGTGCAGCATCTCTTGTTAGACCTTTAAGTATTGATTTAAATGCTACACAGTTTGATATGTTAATTATGATAGGTGCATCATTGACGCTATTATTTATAATCGCCAATAAGCTTTACAATAAAGCAGGCGGTATATTTCTTTTAACCATTCTTGCACTATTTATTCAAAACGCAGTCGCTTAA
- the ybeY gene encoding rRNA maturation RNase YbeY, with product MIELENNTSLSVDVNFLNKIASSLTDKHIELIITTDEDIKIINKEHRGIDKETDVLSFPYEDMPMAPLGSIVISATHVKQKAEEFGHTQDDELALLFIHGLLHLLGFDHEVDNGEMRAEEKNIIEKFNLPNSLIIRTQG from the coding sequence ATGATTGAATTAGAAAATAATACCTCTTTGAGTGTCGATGTAAATTTTTTAAATAAAATTGCCTCGTCACTAACCGACAAACACATTGAATTGATAATCACAACAGATGAAGATATAAAAATTATAAATAAAGAGCATCGCGGAATTGACAAAGAGACTGATGTTTTAAGTTTTCCATATGAGGATATGCCTATGGCACCACTTGGTAGCATAGTTATATCGGCGACACATGTAAAACAAAAAGCTGAAGAGTTCGGTCATACTCAAGATGATGAGCTAGCGCTACTTTTTATTCATGGTTTATTGCATCTGTTGGGATTTGACCATGAGGTTGATAACGGTGAGATGAGGGCTGAGGAGAAAAATATTATAGAAAAATTCAATTTACCAAATAGCTTAATCATAAGAACACAAGGATAA
- the queC gene encoding 7-cyano-7-deazaguanine synthase QueC — translation MRNVNNKKAVCVMSGGMDSTLSAYMKKNDGYEIIGVHFNYDQRTQKKELECFHKICKDLDVSQKYVLDLDFFKLLGASALTDKSIEVPTNGVEEGVPVTYVPFRNGIFLSMAAAIAEKEGASAISIGVVEEDSSGYPDCRFNYIKSMEQSINLGTKDETNISIDMPLVKLKKSQIVEEAIKLNVPLELTWSCYKNEEKACGVCDSCRLRLNGFEIAGASDPIPYE, via the coding sequence ATGAGAAATGTAAATAATAAAAAAGCAGTATGTGTAATGAGCGGAGGAATGGACTCTACTTTAAGTGCATACATGAAAAAAAATGACGGATATGAAATTATTGGTGTTCACTTTAATTATGACCAAAGGACACAAAAAAAAGAGTTGGAATGTTTTCATAAAATTTGTAAAGACTTAGATGTGTCTCAAAAATATGTATTAGACCTTGATTTTTTTAAACTACTTGGAGCTTCGGCACTTACAGATAAAAGTATAGAAGTTCCTACGAACGGCGTAGAAGAAGGTGTACCAGTAACATATGTGCCTTTTAGAAACGGAATCTTTTTAAGTATGGCTGCAGCAATTGCCGAAAAAGAGGGAGCATCCGCAATTAGCATAGGCGTTGTTGAAGAGGATAGCAGCGGTTATCCTGATTGCAGGTTTAATTATATAAAGAGTATGGAACAAAGCATTAACCTTGGAACAAAAGATGAGACAAATATATCTATAGATATGCCTTTGGTTAAATTAAAAAAATCGCAGATAGTTGAAGAAGCAATAAAATTAAATGTACCGCTTGAATTAACTTGGAGTTGTTATAAAAATGAAGAAAAAGCTTGCGGTGTTTGTGACAGTTGTAGGTTAAGATTAAACGGTTTTGAAATAGCAGGGGCAAGTGATCCGATACCTTACGAATAA
- a CDS encoding M48 family metallopeptidase, with the protein MIRYLTNKIDYNGLEVTHICKPKLKNSYISVTKDGVTLKTPKVSDYYINNLLKQKQKWIEKKLFEIQSRIYVDKNILDEKKAKEFLASRVEYFSKKMNLSFSELKFRKMKRRWGSCDSKKRITLNTYLYNTTKEQIDYVVVHELAHLVHMNHSKEFHLLVNDYIPFAKSIQKQFYIL; encoded by the coding sequence GTGATCCGATACCTTACGAATAAAATCGATTATAACGGTTTGGAGGTTACGCATATTTGTAAACCAAAGTTAAAAAACAGCTATATTAGCGTCACTAAAGATGGTGTAACATTAAAAACACCGAAAGTATCTGACTATTACATAAATAACCTGCTAAAACAAAAACAAAAATGGATTGAAAAAAAATTATTTGAAATCCAAAGTAGAATCTACGTAGATAAAAATATTTTGGACGAGAAAAAAGCTAAAGAGTTTTTAGCATCCAGAGTAGAATACTTTTCAAAAAAGATGAATTTGAGTTTCTCGGAATTAAAATTTAGAAAAATGAAAAGAAGATGGGGGAGTTGTGATTCTAAAAAAAGAATCACTCTAAATACATATCTATACAATACAACTAAAGAACAGATAGATTATGTTGTTGTACATGAACTGGCACATTTGGTACATATGAACCACTCAAAAGAGTTCCATTTGCTTGTAAATGACTATATACCGTTTGCAAAGTCTATTCAAAAACAGTTTTATATACTTTAA
- a CDS encoding TRAP transporter substrate-binding protein: MNRRDFFTATSVSAAALALTACNDNNRKAIDYSKHPKKSDIQNKHININRNKKTTIKLATSWPAHFPIMGTGVDNFASRVKIISGGSLDIKIYAKNTLVPALAVFDAASSGQIDAFHSGPYYWKGKNSAFSLYSGIPFGFTAEEINSWMLYGGGLELWREQYAKYNLHPFLGGNTNIQMGGWFRKPINSLEDMNGLKMRIPGLGGEVLANMGVNPILLPAGEIYTSLERGVIDATEWVGPALDIKMGFYKVAPYYYSGWHEPGSILELTFNKQSWEKLADEHKAIIEVAASELNSNMTHEFHAQNILALQKLKSMDVTLSRFPKDVMEAGKKALDEVLTELSSKNKDFELVYKEVQKYLALSKEWSDVSLGYFINER, from the coding sequence ATGAATAGAAGAGATTTTTTTACTGCGACAAGTGTCTCTGCGGCAGCACTGGCGCTTACAGCTTGTAATGATAACAACAGAAAAGCTATTGACTACTCCAAACATCCAAAAAAAAGTGATATTCAAAATAAACATATAAATATAAACAGAAATAAAAAAACAACTATAAAACTAGCAACCAGTTGGCCTGCACATTTTCCTATAATGGGAACAGGAGTCGATAACTTTGCATCTAGGGTAAAAATAATAAGTGGCGGCAGTTTAGATATAAAAATTTATGCTAAAAACACACTTGTTCCCGCACTTGCAGTATTCGATGCAGCATCCAGCGGTCAAATAGACGCCTTTCATTCCGGACCATATTATTGGAAAGGTAAAAATTCTGCTTTTTCCCTTTATAGCGGTATCCCTTTTGGTTTTACGGCTGAAGAGATCAACTCATGGATGCTTTACGGCGGTGGACTAGAGCTTTGGCGTGAACAATATGCTAAATATAACCTGCATCCGTTTTTGGGTGGAAATACAAATATTCAAATGGGTGGATGGTTTAGAAAACCAATCAACTCACTAGAGGATATGAACGGTCTTAAAATGCGAATACCGGGACTTGGTGGAGAGGTACTGGCTAATATGGGTGTTAACCCTATTTTGCTTCCTGCAGGGGAGATTTATACTTCACTTGAACGCGGGGTTATAGATGCTACAGAGTGGGTAGGACCTGCACTTGATATAAAAATGGGCTTTTACAAAGTAGCTCCATATTACTATTCCGGCTGGCATGAACCTGGCTCAATTTTGGAACTGACTTTTAACAAACAAAGCTGGGAAAAACTTGCAGATGAGCATAAAGCTATTATAGAGGTAGCTGCAAGTGAATTAAATTCAAATATGACACATGAATTTCATGCACAAAATATTTTAGCACTTCAAAAGCTAAAGTCAATGGATGTGACTTTATCAAGGTTTCCAAAAGATGTCATGGAAGCAGGAAAAAAAGCACTAGATGAAGTTTTAACTGAGCTTAGCTCAAAAAATAAAGACTTTGAACTTGTTTATAAAGAGGTTCAAAAATATTTAGCCTTATCTAAAGAGTGGAGTGACGTCAGTTTGGGATATTTTATAAATGAAAGATAG